From Myxocyprinus asiaticus isolate MX2 ecotype Aquarium Trade chromosome 49, UBuf_Myxa_2, whole genome shotgun sequence, a single genomic window includes:
- the LOC127438291 gene encoding glutaredoxin-2, mitochondrial-like isoform X2, translated as MTDFNNQTNSLLSALTVFAFLVSSTCLFHRPVIITRMGNLTSSAPGLSSSACTQFVQDIVSKNCVVIFSKTTCPYCKMTKNVFNEIGASYKVIELDEHKDGRRLQETLAQMTGARTVRDAAVLLW; from the exons ATGACAGACTTTAATAACCAAACGAATTCCCTGTTATCTGCATTAACTGTGTTCGCTTTCCTAGTATCCTCAACCTGTCTTTTTCACAGACCAGTGATCATAACAAG GATGGGGAACTTAACATCCTCTGCGCCTGGGTTGTCAAGCTCTGCATGTACTCAGTTTGTCCAG GATATTGTGTCCAAGAACTGTGTTGTAATATTCTCCAAGACCACATGTCCTTACTGTAAAATGACTAAGAATGTATTTAATGAGATAGGAGCATCATATAAAGTCATTGAACTGGATGAGCACAAGGATGGTCGACGTCTCCAGGAGACCTTGGCGCAAATGACAGGTGCCAGAACA GTGCGAGATGCTGCAGTGTTGCTGTGGTGA
- the LOC127438291 gene encoding uncharacterized protein LOC127438291 isoform X1, whose product MTDFNNQTNSLLSALTVFAFLVSSTCLFHRPVIITRMGNLTSSAPGLSSSACTQFVQDIVSKNCVVIFSKTTCPYCKMTKNVFNEIGASYKVIELDEHKDGRRLQETLAQMTGARTVPRVFINGQCIGGGSDTKQLHQQGKLLPLIVQCARCCSVAVVITCQSLQLTEKKNTSV is encoded by the exons ATGACAGACTTTAATAACCAAACGAATTCCCTGTTATCTGCATTAACTGTGTTCGCTTTCCTAGTATCCTCAACCTGTCTTTTTCACAGACCAGTGATCATAACAAG GATGGGGAACTTAACATCCTCTGCGCCTGGGTTGTCAAGCTCTGCATGTACTCAGTTTGTCCAG GATATTGTGTCCAAGAACTGTGTTGTAATATTCTCCAAGACCACATGTCCTTACTGTAAAATGACTAAGAATGTATTTAATGAGATAGGAGCATCATATAAAGTCATTGAACTGGATGAGCACAAGGATGGTCGACGTCTCCAGGAGACCTTGGCGCAAATGACAGGTGCCAGAACA GTGCCAAGAGTCTTTATCAATGGGCAGTGCATTGGAGGGGGTTCAGATACAAAACAGCTTCACCAGCAAGGGAAACTTCTGCCTCTCATTGTACAGT GTGCGAGATGCTGCAGTGTTGCTGTGGTGATCACTTGTCAGTCATTGCAATTGACAGAAAAAAAGAATACCTCTGTAtga